In Glycine max cultivar Williams 82 chromosome 7, Glycine_max_v4.0, whole genome shotgun sequence, a single window of DNA contains:
- the LOC100795400 gene encoding uncharacterized protein translates to MYTSFKPNSHNHKYQKDHNVTTTTTTNTKYSEISHFSHKQHKLAFDYSESPFKCDGCKELGIGSRYKCSICDFDLHTHCSIPSPSLFHPFYPKCSFHFLSQPPGDTSRYCNACEKPVKGFLYHCFSCGFDLHPCCAKLPTVLGSDEHGVRLFLYRKVSSACHRCGRKGSGWSYRSSCKRYNLHVACVREMVVESWHEGGGLMNVVESGCHKGRGKGSGGSRVRRCCEVAGMAVQVAVSAVLGDPTVLIAGIMGSLMSRA, encoded by the coding sequence ATGTATACTTCATTCAAGCCCAATTCTCACAATCACAAATACCAGAAAGACCACAATGTAACAACAACCACAACAACCAACACCAAATACAGCGAGATATCACACTTCAGCCACAAACAACACAAGCTAGCGTTTGACTACTCTGAATCCCCCTTCAAATGTGACGGGTGCAAGGAACTAGGCATAGGGTCACGCTACAAGTGCTCCATCTGTGACTTTGATCTTCACACACACTGTTCCATTCCTTCTCCTTCTTTGTTCCACcctttctaccccaaatgctcCTTCCACTTCCTCTCCCAGCCCCCCGGCGACACTTCGCGCTACTGCAACGCGTGCGAGAAGCCGGTGAAGGGGTTCCTCTACCACTGCTTCTCGTGCGGCTTCGACCTCCACCCGTGCTGCGCGAAGCTTCCGACAGTGCTCGGAAGCGACGAGCACGGCGTGAGGTTGTTTTTGTACAGGAAGGTGAGCTCGGCGTGCCATAGGTGCGGGCGGAAGGGGAGTGGGTGGAGCTATAGGTCATCGTGCAAGAGGTACAATTTGCATGTGGCCTGTGTGAGGGAGATGGTGGTGGAGAGTTGGCATGAAGGGGGTGGGTTGATGAATGTTGTGGAGAGTGGTTGTCATAAGGGGAGGGGCAAAGGAAGTGGCGGTAGTAGGGTGAGGAGGTGTTGTGAGGTGGCCGGAATGGCGGTGCAGGTGGCTGTGTCCGCGGTGCTGGGCGATCCGACCGTTCTTATTGCCGGAATCATGGGGTCCTTGATGTCAAGGGCTTAA